Genomic DNA from Hordeum vulgare subsp. vulgare chromosome 2H, MorexV3_pseudomolecules_assembly, whole genome shotgun sequence:
ACTATGTGTCCTCAAGTTCTCATCAGAAATTTGCTGATTCTTAGTCTACATGAAGACAAGAACGGGAGTTAAAAAATCATTATTAGTTGCTTTAACCGTATTTTTCTTCACAGACTACAGGAGTGAAATAAAATTCatggttttctttcttttgccgggggggggggggggggggtatagtaTTAACTACCAAGTCATGACATGAGATCTGTGATTTCTTTTGGAAATTTTAGGGGAGGGGGGGGAGGAAAAAAAATTCTGAAAGCCGAGTGTATGCTCCGAGCTCTACATGGCATTATCCAGGCTATGGTTCCTGTTTATCGTTGTTAGAAGAATGCACTTCAGGATGCCTGGCTATCAAGTAGCCACTAAAATATTTCACAAGTGATTGTAGAAACTGACAGCGAAGGGAAAAGGAGACCTCTGCCATTATATTGGCATTCTTGTAAGGTAGCAAGATGTTGACTCAACTGTTTATGATATTACAATCAAGCAAACAGCTACCTGAATTGTAGCAACACTTTTGGGTTCACCGCCAGCAGTTGGAACGAATGTTGAACCATCACCTTTCTCAACTGTGAATTCAACAACTGCTCTTCCTGTTAGCCTATAAATGACAAGACATTTAAATTAAATTTCATATACGTCTTTTTTAGAGATCAGGCGGAAAACCAAACAGTTAATATTAGTGTCCCCTCGCCCCGAGGAATAGAAAAGGCAAACAACCAATATGGTTGCAGAATCCGTTGATACTAATCTGCACACATTGTATAGCTTATGCATTAACTAATCATAAGGAAAAAAAATTCCTTATTGTGCCTCAGGAATTTCAAAGGAAATTTTTTTGTGTGATGTTCTTACCACTGGGTACGAACCTGGAATTTAATCATTTTACATTATTGTATTGATATGGAAACTGAAGTGTTTTTTCTCTTGTCTTTTCCTgatattaaaataaataaataaaatgggcATGTGCCGTATCAACTGTCACTCATATTTTAATACTCCAATTCGTGATCCTAGGATCAAAATTTAAGGGGGGCTTACATATTAGGAAGGAGGCGTTAAGTGTTTGTGTCTGAGAATTTCCACTCGGAGAATGAAATATAAGCAAGGAAGCAGACGCGATAACCAACCAACGTCCGAATAATGATAAACTTGTAGCTGCCTACAGTGATTCCCTTTTTCTAGTGAATATTCAGCACCACGATAAAAGTAAATGCCTATTTCCCAAGCAgctctagcagataacttgtttcTCTCTTGATTAAGTCTTACCCTAATAAAATAAGAACTGCATGGTTTTCTATGTCCTGAATGATCGAGTTCCATATCAGTTTTAATCTTCAGACCTGCAAGTGTTCCATACTCGCGGTAATTGTTGGATCTAGAACCGCTGGTGATTATGAAATGAAGCATGAAAACAGGTCTACATACATAAATTGGTCATAGAAATGACAGGAAATGCATATGGAGACTAGAGACGCCAACAGAAAATCACCTTGGGTACTCTAAATACTGTTTAGGTAAGAGAAAGGATAAACCTGGAGCCTgttgaaagaaaagaaaatccCTTTTAAGTAATCAAACCTTCAATGGAGGAGAATTAGTCTGCTCTGAGTATCTTCAAAACAATGGTTTCTAATTTACTAGACTAACCTGCAACAGCTCCAATTCAGCAATAGTATCAAGAGAAGAAGCAAGCGCTACGGAGAGTCTATCATTGTCCTTATCCTTAATATATTTCAAGAGAGTTTGTAAACCACCCTGCAAAGATGCTAAAGTAACTCAGCTATCATATAATCTATTAATACAATTCACTTTTGTTTCACAACCTGAATTTGACCCTCTTCAGATATCATACAATGATCCCAATGGAAAATAAATGTATTTATCAGTCAAATTTTACAGGTATGTAGATCAAATCTCGGTGTATATGTcggattttttcagaattttctgaAACTTCAAAATATGacttatttattttctgtttctttttaaaaatttgaGGCTCCAATAGTCCCGGGAGCCAAACCACTTCTCTCTTAACATAGCTTTTACTTACCTTCCCTTCAAGCAAAGCGGTATATAGCTCCGAGCCCTTCTCCTTGAGTTCTGCAGGCATGCTTGCCAACATTGCCTCCTTGTTTTCAGTTGCTATCTGCATTCAGAGCGAGTTCTATATATTGGGATTCTCGATGATGAGCTGAGGCAGTTCAGAATCAGTAACAAGGTTTACAACGCAATGAAGAAGCATGTGACATCACTAATCTGAATAGTTCTTCAGATCAGGTTAGGGGAGTCAATTTACTTGCATGGCCTTCTTGACATCCCCCTCCATGGAGCCATACGGCTTCCTCTGCGGTATCCTTAGCAGATACGAGATGTCCTCCAACGAGTTCTGAAAAATGTGCGCCCAGAACATGAGAGACAACGCTCAATCGCAGGGAACGCAAGCCGCGACGCCGATCCTGAATTTTACCTGTATAGTCTTCATGCTTGGGTTGGCAGGGATGGCCCTTCGCAGCGCCAGCTCCCCCGTCCTGGGCACGTTCGTGTCCGGCGAGTAGAGGACCGCGTTCGCCGGCAGCGCCACGGAGATCTGGGCGATGATGGCAATCGCCGCGACGGCGCTCTTGAGCAGCTCGAGAACCCCCTCCTGAACCAGACCATTCACATGGAGATAAGGTCTCCGGAGACCTCGGAAGACGTGCTTTGGAGTAGAGTTGCAGCTACCTCAGCCGTGCTTGGGGAGGAAGAGTGGGGCGGCCGGCTGCGCGGGGCACGGGCGACGCCGCAGAGAATGCGGTGGTGGAAGCTCGGGCGCTTCGTCCATACTACGAACTTGCTGCCGCCGGCGGAGGCCGCGGCCGCTGGTGCGCGCGGGGGTACGGGGAGGGCTccggcgagcaccaccgtggccaTTCGCGACGCCATGGTGGTTGGGGCCTTTGTGAAGGGATTTCGGGTTGATACGAAGGAAAGGAATGGAAGGGTGGTGCCGTTgctgccgt
This window encodes:
- the LOC123425671 gene encoding peptidyl-prolyl cis-trans isomerase CYP37, chloroplastic — protein: MASRMATVVLAGALPVPPRAPAAAASAGGSKFVVWTKRPSFHHRILCGVARAPRSRPPHSSSPSTAEEGVLELLKSAVAAIAIIAQISVALPANAVLYSPDTNVPRTGELALRRAIPANPSMKTIQNSLEDISYLLRIPQRKPYGSMEGDVKKAMQIATENKEAMLASMPAELKEKGSELYTALLEGKGGLQTLLKYIKDKDNDRLSVALASSLDTIAELELLQAPGLSFLLPKQYLEYPRLTGRAVVEFTVEKGDGSTFVPTAGGEPKSVATIQVVVDGYSAPLTAGNFAKLVLDGAYDGTTLKSVSQAIIVDSETGNKGYALPLEVMPAGQFEPLYRSPLSIQDGELPVLPMSVYGSVAMSHSEDSDEYSSPSQFFFYLYDKRNSGLGGISFEEGQFSVFGYATDGRDVLSQIKAGDKIRSAKLVQGRERLVLPAAASAPALADPAPASTDPTPAPAES